One stretch of Candidatus Omnitrophota bacterium DNA includes these proteins:
- a CDS encoding OmpA family protein, with translation MIFRPIKQAAKEPIWLTVFCDMTTNLMLFFLLLYGFTRLSKSRQQEMYAALSSAGNREKILQRKADGVLKKFAEDETSSNLKQMMSRGDLNKYSNLETSESQIRLVLNTPVLFDSGRAELKPETKALLRGIARTLSMTSYRIVVEGHTDNVPIKSQDFRSNWELSARRAVNVINYFVSRGLPPDRCIAAGYGEYFPRYSNDDFAQRQKNRRIEIVLLKEDIE, from the coding sequence ATGATATTCCGTCCGATCAAACAAGCCGCGAAAGAACCCATCTGGCTGACTGTTTTCTGCGATATGACGACCAACCTGATGCTTTTTTTTCTGCTGCTATACGGTTTTACGAGACTTTCCAAGAGCCGCCAGCAGGAAATGTATGCCGCGCTGAGCTCGGCGGGGAACAGGGAAAAAATCCTTCAGCGTAAGGCCGACGGCGTGCTGAAAAAATTCGCGGAAGACGAAACAAGCTCTAATCTTAAACAAATGATGAGCCGGGGCGATCTGAACAAATACTCAAATCTTGAAACTTCCGAAAGCCAGATAAGGCTTGTCCTGAACACTCCTGTTCTTTTTGACTCGGGCCGCGCGGAATTGAAGCCCGAAACAAAAGCGTTGTTAAGGGGCATAGCAAGGACATTGTCAATGACATCTTACAGAATAGTGGTGGAGGGGCACACCGACAATGTACCGATAAAAAGTCAGGATTTCAGGTCAAATTGGGAACTTTCCGCGCGCCGGGCGGTGAATGTTATAAATTATTTTGTCAGCCGCGGCCTGCCGCCTGACAGGTGCATCGCCGCGGGATACGGCGAATATTTCCCGCGCTATTCCAATGATGATTTTGCGCAGAGGCAGAAAAACCGCAGGATAGAAATCGTCCTCCTCAAGGAGGATATAGAGTGA
- a CDS encoding GAF domain-containing protein, translating to MPVFVSDAKLGAEKQKVVETALKILAELIKADGCSFMMKHDDTDEIEIVSSGEESAEVAGKKLGIRVKVGERIAGRSAAEKKPFLIVGDISHNKNFTHLKKYEEISSGLSVPAVKNGKVVGVINAKKSTSKDILTQDNLDTAKIIADIIAAEF from the coding sequence ATGCCTGTATTTGTCAGTGATGCTAAACTCGGAGCGGAAAAACAAAAAGTTGTGGAAACGGCCCTTAAAATCCTGGCGGAACTCATAAAAGCGGACGGCTGTTCCTTTATGATGAAGCACGATGACACGGATGAGATCGAAATAGTCTCATCGGGAGAAGAGAGCGCTGAAGTTGCCGGCAAGAAACTGGGAATCCGCGTCAAGGTCGGAGAAAGGATAGCGGGGAGATCCGCCGCCGAAAAGAAGCCCTTCCTGATCGTCGGGGACATTTCCCACAACAAAAATTTCACCCATTTGAAAAAATATGAGGAAATATCATCCGGTTTGAGCGTGCCGGCAGTCAAAAACGGTAAAGTCGTAGGGGTGATCAACGCAAAAAAATCCACATCAAAAGATATCCTGACACAGGATAATCTGGACACCGCCAAGATCATAGCCGATATCATCGCCGCGGAATTTTAA
- a CDS encoding OmpA family protein, with product MSSFIAGRRRSDRIIGEKKRFDPSSWKTPYGTMMLLCMIFFMILYTISLKSGVEYEGVIAKLQEGVSREKHSSGDVETAEKMEEIFGSEKGVIQMDARKIKIMLDSPVLFDSGSAELKESSRDVLFKVAQVLRETRNKVNVAGHTDDIPFRALPGGNFELSTLRAFNVIRYFIDVEKIPPTRFSAYGFGEHSPVAPNTDSAGRSRNRRIEISILRETARREGAKT from the coding sequence GTGAGCAGTTTCATCGCCGGACGCCGGCGGAGCGACAGAATAATCGGTGAAAAGAAAAGATTCGATCCGTCCTCGTGGAAAACGCCTTACGGCACGATGATGCTGCTGTGCATGATTTTTTTTATGATTCTTTATACCATATCGTTAAAGTCGGGCGTTGAATACGAGGGGGTCATAGCGAAGCTGCAGGAGGGGGTTTCGCGTGAAAAGCACTCATCCGGGGATGTTGAAACGGCCGAGAAAATGGAGGAAATATTCGGTTCCGAAAAAGGCGTCATTCAGATGGATGCGAGGAAAATAAAGATAATGCTGGACAGCCCCGTGCTTTTTGACTCGGGTTCCGCCGAACTTAAAGAAAGCAGCCGCGATGTCCTCTTTAAAGTTGCGCAGGTGCTCAGGGAAACGCGCAACAAGGTGAATGTCGCCGGCCACACGGACGACATCCCTTTCAGGGCTCTCCCCGGCGGGAATTTTGAGCTCTCAACTCTGCGGGCATTTAATGTGATCAGGTATTTTATAGATGTTGAGAAAATACCGCCGACAAGATTTTCCGCCTATGGTTTCGGAGAACACAGTCCTGTCGCGCCGAACACCGACAGCGCCGGCCGCAGCCGCAACAGGCGCATAGAGATCAGCATCCTGCGTGAAACGGCACGAAGAGAAG